The following coding sequences lie in one Rhodohalobacter barkolensis genomic window:
- the yidD gene encoding membrane protein insertion efficiency factor YidD: MIKAEIPPTKLMLHNIKKAIKWVLIGLIKLYQAILSPFLGPSCRHMPTCSSYTIEAIEEWGALKGFWLGLKRISRCHPWGTSGYDPVPKKKNEEGES, encoded by the coding sequence ATGATAAAAGCGGAAATACCACCTACGAAATTGATGCTTCATAATATTAAAAAAGCGATTAAATGGGTTCTGATTGGTCTAATTAAACTATATCAGGCTATTTTATCACCATTTCTTGGGCCCAGCTGCAGGCATATGCCTACTTGTTCATCGTACACAATTGAAGCGATTGAAGAGTGGGGTGCGCTGAAAGGTTTTTGGCTGGGACTGAAACGTATTTCGAGATGTCATCCATGGGGAACTTCCGGATATGATCCGGTTCCGAAAAAAAAGAACGAAGAGGGAGAAAGCTAA
- the cysS gene encoding cysteine--tRNA ligase — translation MAQKEQSNLHLYNSLSRKKELFEPINPPFVGLYVCGPTVYGDPHLGHARAAITFDVVYRYLKYLGYKVRYVRNITDVGHLENEEAEQGEDKIAKKARLEEIEPMEVVQTYTIRYHEGMTALNCIRPSIEPTASGHIIEQIELIEKILDNGLAYEVNGSVYFDLEKYRESNDYGTLSGKVLEDLQSGSRDTEGMDEKKSPHDFALWKKATPEHIMRWRSPWSVGFPGWHLECTTMSTKYLGEKFDIHGGGLDLQFPHHEAEIAQCRGAHGHDPVNYWMHNNMVTIDGAKMSKSAGNFINLEQLFNGEHEKLEKAYDPMVVRFLMLQSHYRSKIDFSNEALAAAEKGYHRLMNSMDLLNKMEPPKNGTDGKIDQEILDACKRCHSSMDDDFNTALALAALFDLSSKVNALHNGQIDKSEISLTAFTTLSKTMNEFVYQVMGLKAAQSSDSGRTDELVQLLIEIRAEAREKKDFATSDKIRDDLLEIGIRLKDDKSGNTTYEIDAS, via the coding sequence ATGGCACAAAAGGAGCAATCAAATCTGCATCTGTACAACAGTTTATCCCGAAAAAAGGAGCTGTTTGAACCTATTAATCCTCCTTTTGTCGGGTTGTACGTTTGCGGACCCACAGTATACGGCGACCCGCATTTGGGGCATGCACGTGCAGCGATTACGTTCGATGTAGTTTATCGATACCTCAAGTATCTGGGATATAAAGTGAGGTATGTTCGCAATATTACGGATGTGGGACACCTGGAGAATGAAGAGGCTGAACAGGGTGAGGATAAAATTGCCAAAAAGGCTAGGTTAGAAGAGATTGAACCGATGGAGGTGGTACAGACCTATACCATTCGCTATCACGAAGGGATGACGGCTTTGAACTGTATTCGTCCAAGTATCGAACCGACTGCATCGGGACATATCATTGAACAGATAGAACTGATCGAGAAAATACTGGATAATGGGTTAGCCTATGAGGTAAACGGAAGCGTCTATTTTGATCTCGAGAAGTACAGAGAGAGCAATGACTATGGAACACTTTCCGGTAAAGTATTAGAGGATCTTCAGTCCGGCAGCAGAGATACGGAAGGGATGGATGAAAAGAAAAGTCCGCACGATTTTGCGCTTTGGAAAAAAGCGACTCCGGAGCATATCATGAGATGGCGTTCACCGTGGAGTGTTGGTTTCCCTGGGTGGCATCTGGAGTGTACAACCATGAGTACTAAGTATCTGGGCGAGAAATTTGATATCCATGGAGGAGGGCTTGACTTACAGTTTCCACATCATGAAGCAGAGATTGCGCAGTGCCGGGGGGCTCACGGACACGATCCGGTGAACTACTGGATGCATAACAATATGGTGACAATAGATGGCGCCAAAATGAGTAAGAGCGCGGGAAATTTTATCAATCTGGAGCAGCTATTTAATGGAGAGCACGAAAAGCTGGAGAAAGCGTACGATCCCATGGTAGTTCGCTTTTTGATGTTGCAGAGTCACTATCGAAGTAAAATTGATTTTTCCAATGAGGCACTTGCTGCAGCCGAAAAAGGCTATCACAGGTTGATGAACTCAATGGATCTGTTAAACAAAATGGAGCCGCCAAAGAATGGTACCGACGGTAAAATTGATCAAGAAATTTTAGATGCCTGCAAGCGTTGTCATTCATCCATGGACGATGATTTTAATACCGCATTGGCACTGGCTGCTCTATTTGATTTAAGCAGTAAGGTGAACGCCCTGCATAACGGACAGATTGATAAATCTGAAATATCCCTAACAGCTTTTACCACTCTCTCTAAAACAATGAATGAGTTCGTTTATCAAGTGATGGGGTTAAAGGCTGCTCAATCATCCGATAGTGGCCGAACTGACGAATTGGTACAATTGCTGATTGAAATTCGTGCTGAAGCAAGAGAAAAGAAAGATTTTGCAACTTCAGATAAGATCCGTGATGATCTGCTTGAAATAGGCATCCGCTTAAAAGATGATAAAAGCGGAAATACCACCTACGAAATTGATGCTTCATAA
- the folE gene encoding GTP cyclohydrolase I FolE, with protein MSKEKNVVDSLELNHAEADEIGDDHISTSVKTPLREGAFDLTDSEKIEEIEKHFAHIMHALGLDLNDESLSGTPHRVAKMYVKEIFQGLNPKNRPEARKFGNKYEYGDMVVVKNINVTSFCEHHFLPFIGKAHVAYHSTGKVIGLSKINRIVDYYARRPQVQERLTLQIADELETALESKDVAVFIESKHFCVSTRGIQDRESSTVTTEYRGQFKKEMIQQRFIDYIKTQTELA; from the coding sequence ATGAGTAAAGAAAAAAATGTAGTTGATTCATTGGAATTGAATCACGCAGAAGCAGACGAAATAGGAGATGATCATATTTCAACTTCTGTAAAAACTCCACTTAGAGAAGGCGCTTTTGATTTAACGGATAGCGAAAAAATTGAAGAGATTGAAAAGCACTTCGCTCACATTATGCACGCTTTGGGTTTAGACCTGAATGATGAAAGCCTGAGCGGTACACCACATCGGGTTGCAAAAATGTACGTTAAAGAAATTTTTCAGGGTTTAAATCCCAAAAATCGTCCTGAAGCCAGAAAGTTTGGCAATAAGTATGAGTATGGTGATATGGTTGTGGTGAAGAATATAAATGTAACCTCTTTTTGTGAACACCACTTTTTGCCCTTCATCGGAAAAGCTCATGTAGCATACCACAGTACCGGTAAAGTGATTGGGCTCTCCAAAATTAATCGAATTGTAGATTACTACGCCCGGCGTCCTCAGGTACAGGAAAGGCTGACTCTGCAAATTGCAGATGAACTTGAAACTGCGTTGGAGTCAAAAGATGTAGCGGTTTTTATTGAAAGCAAGCACTTTTGTGTTTCTACACGTGGTATTCAGGACAGAGAGAGCAGTACAGTTACGACCGAGTACAGAGGTCAGTTTAAAAAAGAGATGATCCAGCAGCGATTTATTGATTATATCAAAACTCAGACAGAACTGGCCTGA
- a CDS encoding aconitate hydratase, which produces MSEALNVTQKLIKSHLVEGELTPGTEIGIKIDQTLTQDATGTLVMLELEAMGLDKAKTELSCQYVDHNLLQTDNKNPDDHVFLKSAADRFGIWYSRPGNGVSHPVHTEHFATPGKTLAGSDSHTPASGCMGMFALGAGGLDVAFAIAGEPMYLKMPKVLGVELKGKMPNWVSAKDLVLELLRRYDVKGARGFVIEYFGEGLKELSTMDRHVIANMGTEMGATTSVFPSDEEVRRFMKQNNREDQWTELKADEGATYDEYEELIMDELQPMIALPSSPGNVVPVTEVEGKPIYQSYIGSSANPGFRDFWITSEIVKGKRVHEDVSLDVNPTSRQIIENMVKTGVMLHLVQSGARIHQAGCNGCIGMGQAPASGQNSLRTVPRNFPDRSGTKEDSVFLVSPETAAASALTGKITDPRKLEKLYDMKWPAYSDPEDYIINKEMLMGPSGNGEKKELKKGPNISTMPDFDELSDFVVPVLLKMEDDISTDEILKAGAEVLPYRSNIPEISKFSFTVVDETFYDRAIEANDEYGGHVVIAGENYAQGSSREHAAIAPRYLGQRAVIAKSYARIGWQNLANFGIAPLEFENDEDYDSIDQGDILKIENFRDQLKSGKTITVQNETKGNQFTVHHSLSGRQLKSLLDGAIINTFKKEKA; this is translated from the coding sequence ATGTCTGAAGCACTCAATGTCACACAAAAGCTGATCAAATCTCACCTGGTAGAGGGCGAGTTAACGCCGGGGACGGAGATTGGAATAAAAATTGATCAAACGCTGACGCAGGATGCAACCGGTACTTTGGTGATGCTTGAACTGGAAGCCATGGGATTGGATAAGGCTAAAACAGAACTATCGTGCCAATATGTAGATCACAATTTACTTCAGACAGATAATAAAAATCCTGATGATCATGTTTTTCTGAAATCTGCAGCAGACAGATTCGGTATCTGGTACTCCCGTCCGGGAAACGGGGTAAGCCATCCTGTGCATACAGAGCATTTTGCAACACCCGGAAAAACTCTGGCCGGATCAGATAGTCACACTCCGGCATCGGGGTGTATGGGAATGTTTGCGCTGGGGGCCGGTGGACTGGATGTAGCCTTTGCCATTGCAGGTGAACCGATGTACTTAAAAATGCCGAAAGTGTTGGGCGTAGAATTGAAAGGGAAGATGCCCAACTGGGTAAGTGCTAAAGATCTGGTTCTTGAATTGCTGAGACGATATGATGTGAAAGGTGCGCGTGGATTTGTGATTGAATATTTTGGAGAGGGTCTTAAAGAACTCAGCACAATGGATCGTCATGTAATTGCGAATATGGGTACGGAAATGGGAGCTACAACGTCTGTATTTCCATCAGATGAAGAAGTTCGACGATTTATGAAGCAAAATAACAGGGAAGATCAATGGACCGAATTGAAAGCTGATGAAGGTGCGACCTATGATGAGTACGAAGAACTTATTATGGATGAACTGCAACCCATGATAGCCCTGCCGAGCAGCCCCGGAAATGTTGTGCCGGTAACTGAAGTGGAAGGCAAACCGATTTATCAATCCTATATCGGCTCTTCAGCAAATCCGGGATTTCGTGATTTTTGGATCACTTCTGAAATTGTTAAAGGAAAGCGTGTTCATGAAGATGTAAGCCTGGACGTAAATCCCACATCACGGCAGATTATAGAAAATATGGTTAAAACCGGTGTGATGCTCCATTTGGTTCAGTCGGGAGCAAGGATCCACCAGGCAGGGTGTAACGGCTGTATCGGGATGGGACAGGCTCCTGCAAGCGGACAAAACAGTTTGAGGACCGTTCCGCGTAACTTTCCGGATCGATCCGGTACCAAAGAGGATTCAGTATTTCTGGTAAGCCCGGAAACGGCGGCGGCCTCCGCTTTAACCGGAAAAATTACCGATCCCAGAAAACTTGAGAAGCTGTATGATATGAAGTGGCCTGCATATAGTGATCCTGAAGATTATATCATAAACAAAGAAATGTTGATGGGTCCTTCGGGTAATGGTGAGAAGAAAGAATTGAAGAAAGGGCCAAATATTTCAACAATGCCTGACTTTGATGAACTATCTGATTTTGTAGTGCCTGTTCTACTGAAGATGGAAGATGATATTTCAACGGATGAAATTCTGAAGGCCGGCGCTGAAGTATTGCCTTATAGAAGCAATATTCCGGAGATCAGTAAGTTTTCGTTTACGGTTGTAGATGAGACGTTTTATGATCGGGCGATAGAGGCAAATGACGAATATGGAGGGCATGTAGTTATTGCCGGAGAAAATTACGCCCAGGGTTCCAGTCGCGAACATGCTGCGATTGCACCTAGATATCTGGGTCAGCGCGCAGTGATTGCAAAAAGCTATGCGCGTATTGGCTGGCAGAATCTCGCAAACTTTGGGATTGCACCCCTGGAGTTCGAAAATGATGAAGATTACGACTCCATTGATCAGGGGGATATACTTAAAATTGAGAATTTCAGAGATCAGCTGAAGTCAGGTAAGACTATAACGGTTCAAAATGAAACCAAGGGTAACCAATTTACGGTTCATCACTCGTTAAGCGGGCGACAACTAAAATCTCTGCTTGACGGTGCGATTATCAATACCTTTAAGAAAGAAAAGGCTTGA
- a CDS encoding HU family DNA-binding protein, with translation MTYRELIDQLAESTGQSKAQTKKLLEDAISVLSDQLSKDKGVSIPELGTFSTKVKEVQKVYSPHYKKYMLVPPKRVVEFSPSAGLKDELKFSGQDNE, from the coding sequence ATGACGTATCGTGAACTCATAGACCAACTTGCCGAATCTACCGGCCAGTCTAAAGCTCAGACCAAGAAGCTTCTTGAAGATGCTATCTCTGTATTGTCCGACCAATTATCCAAAGACAAAGGTGTATCAATACCCGAATTAGGAACCTTTAGTACCAAAGTTAAAGAGGTACAGAAGGTGTATAGCCCCCACTACAAAAAGTATATGCTCGTCCCCCCAAAGAGAGTTGTTGAATTTAGTCCCTCTGCAGGTCTTAAAGATGAACTAAAGTTCTCGGGCCAAGACAATGAGTGA
- a CDS encoding HU family DNA-binding protein, producing MSEKITFRELVELIAEQSKQSQTSTNSFIGELVNIIESGLRQSGSVSISGFGKFELRWMNERPGVNPQTGEEITIPGQNKVVFKPYKALREDVNRPYAKMEPQVLDESPEDSEEKDESGKDKTSDVDSPSAKASSEDGDDFLIERPNPSKNKSEIEPVDKEEEKKSEQEKFNPFPVGTGSQTSETAGSEKKDTVKSKLPANQKTPALTPGQRTNLSKKVQDSGNFNWTYAAAAVIVALAIFIIFLLSRQVTTNDSPELASQPEQITAPVTPEQDQSVEESEPPPVETESESESEPDPTTETELYSVDQGESLWSIAEGELGNPYLWPMIYGLNLEEIENPNIIPASAELTVPVISDPDNLSESQLEQVAEGYLSVYQWTKANNPDEAKYFLWAVGVFSPDKLDLAASSVDQADLNFAKTR from the coding sequence ATGAGTGAAAAAATCACCTTTCGGGAGCTGGTAGAACTTATCGCGGAGCAGTCTAAGCAGAGTCAAACATCTACCAACAGTTTTATTGGCGAACTGGTTAATATTATTGAATCCGGTCTCAGGCAGAGCGGTTCAGTCAGTATATCCGGTTTTGGTAAGTTTGAACTGCGTTGGATGAATGAACGGCCGGGAGTTAATCCTCAAACCGGGGAAGAAATTACAATTCCGGGTCAAAATAAAGTCGTTTTCAAGCCTTATAAAGCTCTTAGGGAGGACGTGAATCGACCCTATGCCAAGATGGAACCTCAGGTACTGGATGAATCTCCGGAAGATTCTGAGGAAAAGGATGAGTCCGGCAAAGATAAAACGTCTGATGTTGATTCACCATCTGCCAAAGCGTCGTCAGAAGATGGGGATGATTTTTTGATAGAGCGGCCCAATCCGTCTAAGAATAAATCTGAAATTGAGCCGGTAGATAAAGAGGAAGAAAAAAAATCTGAACAGGAGAAATTCAACCCTTTTCCTGTCGGAACCGGTAGCCAAACATCTGAAACGGCGGGTTCTGAAAAAAAAGATACCGTTAAAAGTAAGTTACCGGCCAATCAAAAAACTCCGGCGTTAACGCCCGGTCAAAGAACGAATTTATCTAAGAAAGTTCAGGACTCCGGAAATTTCAACTGGACCTATGCAGCCGCAGCCGTAATCGTTGCACTTGCTATTTTTATTATTTTCTTACTCTCCCGACAAGTAACAACAAACGATTCTCCTGAATTGGCATCTCAACCTGAACAGATCACGGCCCCGGTTACTCCGGAACAGGATCAAAGCGTTGAAGAGTCGGAGCCACCACCTGTTGAAACTGAATCTGAGTCTGAGTCTGAACCTGATCCGACAACAGAAACGGAACTTTATTCTGTTGATCAGGGAGAGTCGTTATGGAGTATAGCCGAAGGTGAGCTGGGCAATCCTTATTTGTGGCCGATGATTTATGGCCTCAACCTCGAAGAAATTGAAAATCCTAATATTATACCCGCATCGGCAGAACTGACCGTACCGGTTATTTCTGACCCCGACAACCTATCAGAATCACAGCTTGAACAGGTTGCTGAGGGATATTTGTCGGTCTATCAATGGACCAAAGCCAATAATCCGGATGAAGCAAAATATTTTCTCTGGGCGGTTGGTGTCTTCTCTCCGGATAAGCTCGATCTCGCAGCTTCAAGCGTTGATCAGGCAGATCTCAATTTTGCAAAAACGAGATAA
- a CDS encoding Dabb family protein — protein sequence MIRHIVMWKLQDEAAGATKEKNAEKMKLILEGLRTNIDEIKDVEVGIQINQDDPDALDVVLICDFETDLDFQMYTRNAHHKKAVDFIKKVAESRYTVDYKVDL from the coding sequence ATGATACGTCATATCGTAATGTGGAAACTACAAGATGAAGCAGCTGGCGCTACTAAAGAAAAGAACGCTGAAAAGATGAAACTCATCCTGGAAGGCCTTCGAACCAATATCGATGAAATTAAAGATGTTGAAGTAGGCATTCAGATTAACCAGGATGACCCGGATGCACTTGATGTGGTTCTGATCTGTGATTTTGAAACGGATTTAGACTTTCAGATGTACACCAGAAATGCGCACCATAAAAAAGCTGTGGATTTCATAAAAAAAGTGGCCGAAAGCCGGTATACTGTCGACTATAAGGTGGATCTGTAG
- a CDS encoding CHAD domain-containing protein, which yields MDTKPFVIPDIPLKKHLKRELLHATELIRAELLCSVRKHRTDIVESTHLTRKRLKLFRAFFKLLKECGDRKELKELNTTFRKWGQSLSELRDVHVHKLFIEEVIANPSEVISTNLLQEIREIARQQVDQMEQRLVAEGDLFKNMERQIDNYSLIHTFIESNQFDAACILKGFKVSFQKSHQAFIEAESSKLSEPFHEWRKRLKDVQYQLDLLRSHQKHINVSVSDVEQICEILGKDQDLNNFIHWMDKLNLNTKSVKDWVLSLRKSQHGLKHQLIAEGNRFYKHSSI from the coding sequence GTGGACACCAAGCCATTTGTAATACCCGACATCCCTCTTAAAAAGCATCTTAAAAGAGAACTCTTACATGCAACAGAGTTAATAAGGGCTGAATTACTGTGTTCTGTCCGGAAACATCGAACAGATATTGTTGAATCCACTCACCTTACACGAAAACGCCTGAAGCTTTTTCGGGCGTTTTTCAAACTACTGAAAGAGTGTGGTGATCGTAAGGAGTTAAAAGAACTGAATACGACATTCAGAAAATGGGGTCAATCCTTATCAGAATTACGGGATGTTCATGTTCACAAGCTGTTCATTGAAGAGGTTATTGCAAACCCATCAGAAGTAATCTCCACAAATTTACTCCAGGAGATTCGAGAGATAGCTCGCCAACAAGTTGACCAAATGGAGCAGCGGTTAGTGGCAGAGGGAGATCTTTTCAAAAATATGGAACGGCAAATTGACAACTATTCATTGATCCATACGTTTATTGAATCCAATCAATTTGATGCTGCGTGTATTTTGAAAGGATTTAAAGTTTCATTTCAGAAAAGCCATCAAGCATTTATTGAAGCCGAATCATCCAAACTTTCTGAGCCTTTTCACGAATGGAGGAAACGGTTAAAAGATGTACAATATCAGCTGGATCTGCTGCGATCTCATCAGAAACATATAAATGTATCCGTTTCAGATGTTGAGCAAATTTGTGAAATTCTTGGGAAGGATCAGGATCTGAATAATTTTATTCATTGGATGGATAAACTGAACCTGAATACCAAATCAGTAAAAGATTGGGTTCTTTCTCTGAGAAAATCTCAGCATGGTTTAAAGCATCAGCTTATTGCTGAAGGCAACAGATTTTATAAACACTCATCCATTTAA
- a CDS encoding Smr/MutS family protein: protein MMDSDEPHKIPINGVLDLHYFAPEDLSTLIDEYIRACLEKQIYEVRFIHGKGIGNIRRSVHALLERNPHVTDYQLANESGGGWGATIANLEP, encoded by the coding sequence ATGATGGATTCTGATGAACCTCATAAAATCCCCATCAATGGCGTTCTGGATCTGCACTATTTTGCCCCTGAAGATCTATCCACTCTCATTGATGAATATATTCGTGCATGTCTTGAAAAACAGATCTACGAAGTTCGTTTTATTCACGGAAAAGGAATAGGAAATATCAGACGCAGCGTTCACGCCTTGTTGGAGAGAAATCCTCATGTAACCGATTATCAGCTTGCCAATGAATCCGGTGGCGGCTGGGGTGCCACAATTGCGAATTTGGAGCCTTGA
- a CDS encoding TonB-dependent receptor gives MKDWIRNCAFRLFSVMLIAGLVTAEHSNASGTSNSEVLSEQQITISGQVVDASSGEALAGVNVTVKGRVVGVATDPDGEFTLRVNENPPITLVVSIVGYRTQEIEINQENVTDLRIELEEQTFLGSDVVVSASRVEESIMEAPVSIERMDVIAINQTASDNYYKGIANLKGVDVTTSSINFQIINARGFNSTGNTRMVQLTDGMDTQAPALNFPIGNLNGPSELDVESLEFIPGASSALYGPNAFNGILLVNSKSPFRYPGLSVFVRNGINHIDSDGDIGEPNNPRHMFESSIRWADTVGDRFAYKLNFSYSQADDWRGINYSDKNSDLNFAGNPGQNPALDGVHLYGDDGTFNIGLLSFNQDFVQAVSQGLVQAGFSQQDAVQFAQSLPSQPVARTGYREEYLVDHDAENLKFNTSLHYRISDNVEASYAMNYGYGTSIYSGAQRYSLKDFSIQQHKLQLDGDNFMVRAYGTFEDSGDSYIADFVGFSVNDAYLGTQDWYANYGGAFIQGLAQTYAVTQQNTSYDPAVVQALLSDPNILASLHSSARNAVDANRFMPGTQQFEAARDAALEGTVPDGARFDDKSRFLHAEGQYDFKNEIDFADVQIGFSYRQYQLRSNGTIFDDGDGGVDISEYGGYVQAAKSLFEDRLRLTGSLRYDKNENFDGQFNPRISSVIKVADGHNVRASFQTGFRNPTTQGQYIDLNVLTARLLGGLPYLADKYDVTNNAFTLESVERFTDGLLSGNPAALLELEPYTTFDPVKPEQIQSYEIGYKGLIGNRLLIDAAYYYNIYEDFIAQFRVRRAAGPIDLQNPTNPDNQIYAPSLLSGDASNTFQLYTNVDETVKSQGAVFGFDLNLPNSFLLTGNYNWNELITAREDEFIFDYNTPEHKVNVSFGNRRLTEQLGFNLTWRWQEAFDWTSSFASGHVPDVSTFDAQVSYRIPDMKTVVKAGGSNIFNNRHFLNYGGPNLGAIYYISLTFDQFLN, from the coding sequence ATGAAAGATTGGATACGGAATTGTGCATTTCGTTTGTTCTCTGTTATGCTGATCGCGGGATTGGTTACAGCTGAGCATTCAAATGCATCTGGCACTTCAAATAGTGAAGTTCTATCAGAACAACAAATTACAATTTCCGGACAGGTCGTTGACGCAAGCTCAGGTGAAGCTCTTGCCGGTGTCAACGTTACAGTGAAGGGACGGGTAGTGGGAGTAGCCACCGATCCGGATGGTGAGTTTACACTTCGGGTTAATGAAAACCCGCCAATCACACTCGTTGTATCCATTGTAGGATATCGTACCCAAGAGATAGAAATTAACCAGGAGAACGTTACTGATCTACGAATTGAACTTGAAGAGCAGACGTTTCTCGGATCTGATGTTGTAGTCTCTGCTTCCAGAGTGGAAGAGAGCATTATGGAAGCGCCCGTATCGATTGAAAGAATGGATGTTATTGCCATCAATCAGACTGCTTCTGATAACTACTACAAAGGAATTGCAAATCTGAAAGGAGTTGACGTTACAACCAGCAGTATCAACTTCCAGATTATTAATGCTCGCGGGTTTAACTCAACAGGGAACACCCGAATGGTACAGCTGACCGATGGAATGGACACACAGGCACCGGCGCTGAACTTCCCGATCGGTAACCTGAACGGTCCGTCTGAACTGGACGTGGAAAGCCTGGAATTTATTCCCGGTGCGTCCTCTGCACTTTATGGCCCCAATGCTTTTAACGGAATTCTTCTTGTGAACAGCAAAAGCCCGTTCCGATATCCGGGGTTAAGCGTATTTGTACGAAATGGTATAAACCATATCGATAGCGATGGAGACATAGGAGAGCCGAATAATCCGCGCCATATGTTTGAATCTTCCATCCGATGGGCAGATACTGTGGGCGATCGTTTTGCCTACAAACTGAACTTCTCGTACAGCCAGGCCGATGATTGGAGAGGCATTAATTACAGTGATAAAAATTCTGACTTGAATTTTGCCGGTAATCCCGGCCAAAATCCAGCTCTAGATGGAGTTCATCTCTATGGAGATGATGGAACGTTTAACATTGGTCTGTTAAGTTTTAATCAGGATTTTGTTCAGGCAGTATCTCAAGGATTAGTTCAAGCAGGTTTTTCACAACAAGATGCAGTTCAGTTCGCACAAAGTCTTCCATCACAACCTGTAGCAAGAACCGGGTACAGAGAGGAGTACCTGGTTGACCATGATGCGGAGAACCTGAAATTTAACACTTCACTGCATTACCGCATTTCAGACAACGTAGAAGCGAGCTATGCCATGAACTACGGTTACGGTACTTCTATTTATAGTGGTGCTCAGCGATACAGCCTGAAGGACTTTAGCATTCAGCAGCATAAACTTCAGCTGGACGGAGATAATTTTATGGTTCGAGCATACGGAACCTTTGAAGACTCAGGTGATTCCTATATTGCAGATTTTGTCGGTTTTTCTGTTAACGATGCATATCTGGGAACTCAAGACTGGTATGCTAACTATGGTGGAGCTTTTATACAAGGCCTAGCACAAACGTATGCTGTAACTCAGCAAAACACAAGTTATGATCCTGCAGTAGTGCAAGCTTTATTATCAGATCCAAATATTTTAGCAAGCTTGCATAGTTCGGCAAGAAATGCCGTGGACGCAAACCGATTCATGCCGGGCACACAACAGTTTGAAGCGGCCCGAGATGCAGCTTTAGAAGGTACAGTTCCGGATGGAGCTCGATTTGATGACAAATCAAGATTTCTCCATGCAGAAGGACAGTACGACTTCAAAAACGAGATCGATTTTGCGGATGTTCAGATTGGATTCAGTTACCGTCAATATCAGCTTCGATCGAATGGAACCATTTTTGATGACGGTGACGGAGGGGTAGATATCAGTGAATATGGCGGGTATGTTCAAGCCGCAAAGTCTCTGTTTGAAGATCGCCTGAGATTGACCGGTTCTCTTCGTTACGACAAAAATGAGAACTTCGATGGACAGTTCAACCCTCGAATTTCTTCAGTGATTAAAGTAGCTGACGGCCATAATGTGCGTGCTTCTTTTCAGACAGGTTTCAGAAATCCAACCACCCAGGGACAGTATATTGACCTCAATGTATTGACTGCCAGATTATTAGGCGGTCTCCCTTATCTGGCTGACAAGTATGATGTTACAAACAATGCTTTCACACTCGAGTCTGTGGAGCGATTTACCGATGGTCTGTTGTCAGGAAATCCGGCAGCACTGTTGGAACTGGAGCCATACACAACCTTCGACCCGGTTAAGCCTGAACAAATTCAGTCTTACGAAATTGGATATAAAGGTTTGATTGGAAATCGTCTACTCATTGATGCAGCTTACTACTACAATATTTACGAGGATTTTATTGCTCAATTTAGAGTAAGAAGAGCTGCGGGCCCAATTGATCTGCAAAATCCAACAAACCCTGATAATCAGATTTATGCGCCATCACTGCTATCTGGTGATGCTTCAAATACATTCCAGCTCTATACAAATGTAGATGAGACTGTAAAATCGCAGGGTGCAGTTTTTGGTTTTGATTTAAATCTGCCAAACAGTTTCCTGCTTACCGGTAACTACAACTGGAACGAGTTGATTACGGCCCGTGAAGATGAGTTTATCTTTGATTACAATACTCCGGAGCATAAAGTAAATGTTTCGTTTGGTAACCGAAGATTAACCGAGCAGTTAGGATTTAATCTGACCTGGAGATGGCAGGAAGCATTTGATTGGACATCATCATTTGCCAGCGGTCATGTACCGGATGTAAGCACATTTGACGCTCAGGTTTCTTACAGAATTCCGGACATGAAAACTGTAGTAAAAGCCGGCGGTTCCAACATCTTCAATAACCGCCACTTCCTGAACTACGGCGGGCCGAATTTGGGAGCGATCTACTACATCTCACTTACTTTTGATCAATTCCTAAACTAA